Proteins from a single region of Patescibacteria group bacterium:
- a CDS encoding YifB family Mg chelatase-like AAA ATPase: MSSKIYSAAVLGLDAELVEVEADMGGGDFGMVAIVGLPDTAVSESKERVRSAIKNSGLQFPRVKTTVNLAPADIKKQGPGYDLPIAISILLATNKIKFSEFLANSLFVGELALSGALRSVNGTLSIALLAREKGFKNIFVSSENVFEASLVPGLNIFGVKNLVDVVNHLNSGKMIEKSERQDFKSEEEDGVFNMAHIRGQSFAKRAMEIAAAGSHNILMSGPPGSGKTLLARTIPSILPEMTNDEALEVTKIYSVSGKLNFRNGVAKTRPFRSPHHTSSGVSLVGGGVWPKPGEISLAHRGVLFLDEFGEFSRSVLENLRQPLEDGIVNVSRASGSVSFPSKFVLVAATNPCPCGYSGDSEKECICSASQVMNYKKKISGPILDRIDLHVEVPRISFEKLSSQNDEEDSEIIRRRVQSSRNIQTTRFKDTNYKSNSEMSSNSIKEYCPVDEDTKAILKKAANSLHLSARAYFRILKIARTIADLDNSKNVLKEHVVEALQYRAKNA, from the coding sequence ATGTCATCAAAAATATATTCTGCAGCGGTTCTTGGGCTTGATGCTGAATTAGTTGAAGTTGAGGCTGATATGGGTGGGGGCGATTTTGGGATGGTGGCTATTGTTGGTTTACCTGATACGGCTGTTTCTGAATCCAAAGAAAGAGTTAGGAGTGCTATTAAAAATTCTGGTTTGCAATTTCCTCGCGTGAAGACAACCGTCAATTTGGCACCGGCCGATATTAAAAAACAAGGACCTGGTTACGACTTGCCCATTGCTATCAGTATATTGCTCGCAACTAATAAGATTAAATTTTCTGAATTTTTGGCTAATAGCTTATTTGTAGGAGAACTTGCCCTGTCGGGTGCTTTACGTTCGGTGAATGGGACTCTTTCTATTGCACTTCTTGCCCGTGAAAAGGGATTTAAAAATATCTTTGTTTCTAGTGAAAATGTTTTTGAAGCTTCTTTGGTTCCAGGGCTGAATATTTTTGGTGTAAAAAACTTAGTTGATGTAGTCAATCATTTGAACAGTGGGAAGATGATTGAGAAAAGTGAAAGACAAGATTTCAAATCAGAAGAGGAAGATGGTGTTTTTAATATGGCTCATATTCGAGGGCAATCGTTTGCAAAAAGGGCAATGGAGATAGCTGCGGCTGGTTCACACAATATATTAATGAGTGGACCTCCTGGTTCAGGTAAAACATTGTTGGCTAGAACGATACCGTCAATATTACCTGAGATGACAAACGATGAAGCTCTAGAAGTAACGAAAATATATAGTGTTTCAGGAAAACTAAATTTTCGAAATGGAGTGGCCAAGACTAGACCATTTCGATCGCCTCACCACACCTCTTCTGGTGTTTCTCTTGTAGGTGGTGGTGTTTGGCCAAAACCAGGGGAAATCTCTCTTGCACATAGGGGTGTTTTGTTTTTGGATGAATTTGGAGAATTTTCTCGTTCAGTTTTAGAAAATCTTCGGCAACCATTGGAGGACGGGATAGTTAATGTTAGTAGAGCTTCAGGAAGTGTTTCTTTTCCCTCAAAATTTGTTTTAGTAGCTGCTACCAACCCTTGCCCCTGCGGTTATTCTGGTGATAGCGAAAAAGAATGCATCTGTTCCGCCTCGCAAGTAATGAATTATAAGAAAAAAATATCAGGTCCCATTCTTGATAGAATTGATCTTCATGTTGAAGTTCCAAGAATTAGTTTTGAAAAATTATCTTCTCAAAATGATGAGGAAGATTCAGAGATTATTCGCAGGAGAGTTCAATCTTCTAGAAATATTCAGACCACCAGATTTAAGGATACAAACTATAAGTCAAATTCTGAGATGAGCTCAAACTCAATTAAAGAATATTGCCCTGTTGATGAGGATACTAAAGCAATTCTCAAAAAAGCTGCTAACTCACTACATTTATCTGCTCGAGCATATTTTCGAATATTAAAAATAGCTAGAACTATAGCTGACCTAGATAATAGCAAAAATGTTTTAAAAGAACATGTTGTCGAGGCTCTCCAATATAGAGCGAAAAATGCTTGA
- a CDS encoding helix-turn-helix domain-containing protein, with product MNSFIKSEINSDFDLISNDLKKARLASNMSLEEVSLKTKINIKYLIALENGDFLSLPKGLYGKNFLKQYASYLGLSLDSILEIYNDSDNTKKEPTKNLFSNQVVKNKYFLAIPKLFRNILISAVVLIFFSYLLFSFQKLNSAPSLIVSYPPDNFITNEKYVEIKGLVEKDTNILINGDNILVNLDGTFVQRLNLKLGINKITIEAKKKYGKKHIIEKQIMVKD from the coding sequence ATGAATTCGTTTATTAAAAGTGAAATTAATTCCGACTTTGATCTTATTTCCAATGACTTAAAAAAAGCAAGGCTCGCTAGTAATATGAGTTTGGAAGAGGTTTCATTGAAAACAAAAATTAATATTAAGTATTTAATCGCTCTTGAAAATGGCGATTTTTTATCATTACCAAAAGGTTTGTATGGGAAAAATTTTTTGAAACAATATGCTAGCTATCTTGGTTTAAGTCTAGATAGTATTTTGGAAATTTACAATGATTCAGACAATACTAAAAAAGAGCCAACAAAAAATCTTTTTTCCAACCAAGTAGTGAAAAATAAATATTTCCTAGCTATCCCGAAGCTTTTTAGGAATATACTTATTTCTGCTGTGGTTTTAATATTCTTTTCATATTTATTATTTAGTTTTCAAAAACTAAACTCGGCTCCTTCTTTGATAGTGAGCTACCCACCTGATAATTTTATTACAAATGAAAAATATGTAGAAATAAAAGGCCTGGTTGAAAAAGACACGAATATTTTAATTAATGGTGACAATATTCTGGTTAATCTAGATGGAACTTTTGTACAAAGACTAAACTTAAAACTAGGAATTAATAAAATCACGATAGAGGCAAAGAAAAAATATGGTAAAAAACATATAATTGAAAAGCAGATTATGGTAAAAGATTGA
- the recA gene encoding recombinase RecA: MKTDKSTKNDTAELSEKKKAADSAMEQIKTKFGEGAIMKFGETRKVNVDAIPTGCLSLDMALGIGGVPRGRIIEVYGPESSGKTTLAQHIVAETQKLGGIAAFVDAEHALDPEYASKIGIDVKEMLISQPDTGEQALEIVETLVRSNAVDVIVIDSVAALVPQKEIEGDMGDAQMGAQARLMSQALRKLTGVIAKSKTVVIFINQIRMKIGVYFGNPETTTGGNALKFYASLRIEVRRSAQIKQADKIIGNRIKCKVVKNKVAAPFKSCEFDIMYNEGISIAGDLLDLGTSYGVITKSGNSYSFEDIKLGLGRETAKRFLKADKKIMKEIRKKILTEAKSKENEE, translated from the coding sequence ATGAAAACTGATAAAAGTACGAAAAATGATACTGCGGAACTCAGCGAAAAGAAAAAAGCTGCCGATTCTGCCATGGAACAAATAAAAACAAAATTTGGTGAAGGCGCTATTATGAAGTTTGGTGAAACAAGGAAAGTAAATGTAGACGCTATCCCAACTGGATGCTTGTCTCTAGATATGGCCCTGGGAATAGGCGGTGTCCCAAGGGGGAGAATAATTGAGGTTTATGGGCCAGAATCATCTGGTAAAACTACTTTAGCTCAACATATAGTTGCTGAAACTCAAAAACTTGGAGGGATTGCAGCCTTTGTAGATGCTGAGCATGCTCTTGACCCAGAATATGCTTCTAAAATTGGAATTGATGTAAAAGAGATGCTAATTTCTCAGCCAGACACGGGTGAGCAAGCCCTCGAAATAGTTGAGACACTTGTGAGGTCGAATGCTGTTGATGTTATCGTTATAGACAGTGTAGCCGCTCTTGTTCCTCAAAAAGAGATTGAAGGAGATATGGGTGATGCTCAAATGGGAGCACAAGCTAGACTAATGAGCCAAGCTTTAAGAAAACTTACAGGGGTTATTGCTAAATCAAAAACTGTTGTTATATTCATAAATCAAATAAGGATGAAAATTGGAGTATATTTTGGCAATCCAGAAACTACAACTGGTGGAAATGCTCTAAAATTTTATGCTTCCCTCAGAATTGAAGTAAGAAGGTCAGCCCAAATTAAACAAGCCGATAAAATAATAGGCAATAGGATTAAATGTAAAGTAGTTAAGAATAAAGTAGCCGCTCCATTTAAGTCTTGCGAATTTGATATTATGTACAATGAAGGAATATCTATTGCAGGAGATTTGCTTGACCTAGGAACATCTTATGGCGTGATCACAAAATCAGGTAATTCATATTCGTTTGAAGATATAAAATTGGGGCTTGGGAGAGAAACGGCAAAACGATTTTTAAAAGCTGACAAAAAAATAATGAAAGAGATTAGAAAGAAAATATTAACTGAAGCCAAGAGCAAGGAAAACGAAGAATAG
- a CDS encoding extracellular solute-binding protein gives MEKKNILIFILIIFLTAGLWFTATQLSVFQNNDPEVKVLMQARTLEYWRVYDGPDVFKPMIDHYNAVHPYITIKYKKLRYDEYEQELLEAFATDRGPDIFSIHNTWIGKYKSKELITPLPSQITMAYPVTKGAIKKEIVPELRTVKSVNSRDIENKFVDVVYDDVVYREQDVDTKQVTYDIYGLPLFVDTLAMYYNKDLLNNAGITSPSTYWNRKFQQDVEKLTKQDVKGNIIQSGVALGGSDNIERFSDILSVLMMQNGTEMIDDNGRVMFHTIPESFRDKSYNPGLEAVRFYTDFANPGKEVFSWNSEIDNSIDMFADGKLAMLFAYSYHLPVIKAKNPKLNFNISKLPQIEGNEENVNFANYWVEVVSSKGENKDAAWDFVQFITKEEQAKIYLEKTNKPTALRALVSGQLDDLDLGIFVDQVLTAKSWYRGNNAVAAEAYIGEVIESVGSGQEDILDILGLASKKIQQTITE, from the coding sequence ATGGAGAAAAAAAACATCTTAATTTTTATTTTAATTATATTTTTAACTGCAGGGCTTTGGTTTACAGCCACTCAACTTTCGGTTTTTCAAAACAATGATCCCGAAGTTAAAGTTTTAATGCAAGCAAGAACTCTAGAGTATTGGCGTGTTTATGATGGACCAGATGTTTTTAAGCCCATGATTGACCATTACAATGCCGTTCATCCCTACATCACCATTAAATACAAAAAACTTCGTTATGATGAGTATGAGCAAGAACTCCTTGAGGCTTTTGCGACTGACAGGGGGCCGGATATTTTTTCAATTCATAATACCTGGATCGGTAAATATAAATCAAAAGAACTGATAACTCCTCTACCATCACAAATAACCATGGCTTATCCAGTGACGAAAGGAGCTATAAAAAAAGAGATTGTCCCTGAACTAAGAACAGTAAAAAGTGTTAATTCTCGTGATATAGAAAATAAATTTGTTGATGTTGTTTATGATGATGTTGTTTATAGAGAACAAGATGTAGATACAAAACAAGTAACTTATGATATATATGGTCTCCCGCTTTTTGTAGATACTCTTGCCATGTATTATAATAAAGACCTTCTTAATAATGCCGGCATCACTAGTCCCTCAACATATTGGAATAGAAAATTTCAGCAAGATGTAGAAAAGTTAACAAAACAAGATGTTAAAGGTAATATTATTCAATCAGGGGTTGCCCTCGGGGGGAGTGATAATATTGAAAGATTTTCCGATATTTTATCAGTCTTAATGATGCAAAATGGGACTGAAATGATTGATGATAATGGAAGAGTTATGTTTCATACAATCCCAGAAAGTTTTAGAGACAAGAGTTATAATCCAGGCCTTGAAGCGGTAAGGTTTTATACAGATTTTGCCAATCCAGGGAAGGAAGTTTTTTCTTGGAACAGTGAAATTGACAACTCAATCGATATGTTTGCTGACGGAAAACTTGCCATGCTTTTCGCTTATTCTTATCATTTACCTGTGATTAAGGCTAAAAACCCTAAGTTAAATTTCAATATTTCAAAACTTCCTCAAATTGAAGGAAACGAAGAAAATGTTAACTTTGCAAACTATTGGGTTGAAGTGGTTTCAAGTAAAGGTGAAAATAAAGATGCCGCTTGGGATTTTGTTCAATTTATTACCAAAGAAGAACAAGCAAAAATATACCTAGAGAAAACTAATAAACCCACCGCACTTAGAGCTCTAGTTTCTGGTCAATTAGATGATCTTGATCTTGGTATTTTTGTAGACCAAGTCTTGACTGCCAAAAGTTGGTATAGAGGTAACAATGCAGTAGCAGCAGAAGCGTATATTGGAGAAGTTATTGAAAGCGTGGGTTCAGGTCAAGAAGACATTTTAGATATATTGGGGCTTGCTTCTAAAAAAATTCAACAAACTATAACAGAATAA